The following coding sequences are from one Lycium ferocissimum isolate CSIRO_LF1 chromosome 3, AGI_CSIRO_Lferr_CH_V1, whole genome shotgun sequence window:
- the LOC132049826 gene encoding probable LRR receptor-like serine/threonine-protein kinase At1g06840: protein MEGVRYSGCVFTTAIYCFMLLTVAQVTDPSEVSALASIKNGLIDNMGYLKDWEKGDPCTSNWTGVFCFHKVGAEGYLHVRELRMMAMNLSGSLTPEIGQLSHLHFLNFMWNDLTGSVPEEIGNIKTLKLLLLTGNRLSGSLSDQLGYLPNLRIFQIDENQLSGRIPKSFSNLNSVQHIHLNNNSLSGQIPPELSNLSTLLHLLVDNNNLSGYLPPELSALPRLRIIQLDNNNFSRAEVPASYGNMSSLVKLSLRNCTLQGSVPDLSKVQSLRYLDLSWNQLSGSIPQNKLSNNMTTIILSHNRLDGPIPKSFSSLPLLQKLSVENNLLNGSFYTDIWQNKSTSTSALMIDLRNNSLSDISGTLQPPVNVTLRLQGNPVCRNENVRNIIKFCDSEARAEKTSNLTYVNGACPVNACPKDNYYEYVPRSPVPCSCASPLRVGWRLKSPSFSYFNPYVHQFEQYMTSDLHLDRYQMLIESSSWEEGPRLRMQLKLFPAVGVSTFNKSEVIRISDILQFWEISVVDLFGPYELLNFTLLGPYSYLNPDIQPKHKSKGALVAGVVAVSFASIFAIIVAVLIKRRHVKYRSILSRKRLSSNLFIKMDGIRSFTFREMSLATNNFDSSNQVGEGGYGTVFKGILADKTIVAIKRAKEGSLQGQNEFLTEISLLSRLHHRNLVSLLGYCDEEGDQMLVYEFMCNGTLRDWLSVTCKESLKFGARLQIALGAAKGILYLHTEANPPIFHRDIKASNILLDSKMTAKVADFGLSRLAPVQDDEGVLPNHVSTIVKGTPGYLDPEYFLTHKLTDKSDVYSLGVVFLEILTGMRPISHGKNIVREVNFARNSEKMHSVMDGTMGPYPSECIEKFAALALNCCEDKPEDRPSMSDVVRELQTIQSILNMMADTDADSVDSKATFNEPKSSSSFSDSTSRDAFLSSNVSGCYSLSSLSLSMPR, encoded by the exons TGTCAGCTTTGGCATCTATAAAGAATGGTTTGATTGATAATATGGGGTACCTGAAAGATTGGGAGAAGGGTGATCCATGTACATCAAACTGGACTGGAGTTTTTTGTTTTCACAAAGTTGGAGCTGAAGGCTACTTGCATGTCAGGGAACT CCGTATGATGGCTATGAATCTTTCTGGAAGTTTAACACCTGAGATTGGACAACTATCTCATCTTCATTTTTT GAATTTCATGTGGAATGATTTGACTGGGAGTGTACCGGAAGAAATTGGAAACATCAAGACTTTGAAACTTCT GCTCTTGACTGGAAACCGGCTTTCAGGATCTTTATCTGATCAGCTTGGGTATCTCCCCAACCTGAGAATATTCCAGATAGACGAGAACCAGTTATCCGGAAGAATTCCTAAATCCTTTTCCAATTTAAACAGTGTCCAACATAT CCACCTGAACAACAACTCACTGAGTGGTCAAATCCCCCCCGAGCTTTCCAATTTGTCCACTCTGCTTCACTT GCTTGTGGACAATAATAATCTTTCAGGATACCTTCCTCCTGAGCTTTCAGCACTTCCGCGTCTTCGAATAAT CCAACTTGATAACAACAATTTCAGCCGTGCTGAGGTTCCAGCTTCTTATGGAAACATGTCATCATTAGTGAAACT AAGTCTCAGGAATTGCACGTTACAAGGATCCGTTCCTGATCTTAGCAAAGTACAGAGCCTACGCTATCT TGATCTCAGCTGGAATCAACTTTCTGGATCTATACCACAGAATAAGCTTTCCAACAATATGACAACTAT TATTCTGTCACACAATCGTCTTGATGGACCTATTCCGAAGAGTTTTTCATCTCTTCCTTTGTTGCAGAAACT GTCAGTGGAGAACAACCTTTTGAATGGTTCCTTTTATACCGACATTTGGCAAAATAAGTCTACTTCAACTTCGGCACTTATGAT TGATCTTCGGAATAATTCACTTTCGGACATTTCGGGTACTCTTCAACCTCCTGTGAATGTCACTCTAAG ATTGCAGGGCAATCCTGTCTGCCGCAACGAGAATGTGAGAAATATCATCAAGTTCTGTGACTCTGAAGCCAGAGCAGAAAAGACGAGTAACTTGACTTACGTCAATGGTGCTTGTCCTGTTAATGCATGCCCTAAGGATAACTATTACGAATATGTCCCAAGGTCACCTGTTCCTTGCTCGTGTGCCTCGCCTCTCAGAGTTGGATGGCGGCTGAAAAGTCCTAGTTTTTCTTACTTCAATCCATATGTGCATCAATTTGAGCAGTATATGACTAGTGATCTTCATTTGGACCGTTACCAAATGTTGATCGAGTCAAGTTCTTGGGAAGAAGGGCCTCGTCTCCGGATGCAATTGAAGCTTTTCCCAGCAGTTGGGGTCAGTACATTTAATAAAAGTGAGGTCATTCGTATCAGCGACATTCTGCAATTCTGGGAAATCTCAGTAGTTGACCTTTTTGGACCTTATGAGCTTCTGAACTTCACTCTGCTGGGACCTTATTCCTATT TGAATCCTGATATTCAACCTAAACATAAAAGCAAAGGTGCTTTGGTAGCTGGTGTAGTAGCAGTTTCTTTTGCTTCAATTTTTGCAATAATTGTCGCCGTATTAATCAAAAGACGACATGTCAAATACCGAAGCATCCTATCAAGGAAACGTTTAT CGTCGAATCTCTttataaaaatggatggaattagAAGCTTCACTTTCAGAGAAATGAGCTTGGCTACTAACAACTTTGATAGCTCAAATCAAGTCGGGGAAGGAGGATATGGGACTGTCTTTAAGGGAATTTTAGCTGACAAAACAATTGTTGCTATCAAACGAGCAAAAGAAGGATCACTACAAGGGCAAAACGAATTCTTGACAGAGATATCCTTGTTATCAAGGTTACATCACCGGAATCTAGTTTCATTGCTAGGATACTGTGATGAAGAAGGAGATCAG ATGCTGGTTTATGAATTCATGTGCAATGGAACTTTGCGAGACTGGCTTTCTG TTACATGTAAAGAAAGTTTGAAGTTTGGAGCAAGATTGCAGATTGCACTAGGTGCAGCAAAGGGCATACTTTACCTGCATACAGAAGCTAATCCACCTATATTCCATAGGGACATCAAAGCCAGCAATATTCTTTTAGACTCAAAAATGACAGCTAAAGTTGCTGATTTTGGCTTGTCTAGGCTTGCACCTGTCCAGGATGATGAAGGTGTACTACCTAATCATGTTTCAACTATTGTGAAGGGAACACCT GGTTACCTTGATCCCGAATATTTCTTGACCCATAAATTGACAGATAAAAGTGATGTCTATAGCCTGGGAGTTGTATTTCTTGAAATCTTAACCGGAATGCGTCCAATCTCACACGGGAAAAACATAGTTCGCGAG GTAAATTTTGCTCGTAACTCCGAGAAGATGCACTCTGTCATGGACGGTACAATGGGACCTTACCCTTCTGAATGCATAGAAAAGTTTGCTGCTTTGGCCCTCAATTGTTGCGAGGACAAACCAGAAGACAGACCTTCAATGTCCGATGTGGTGAGGGAGCTGCAAACTATTCAGTCTATTCTCAACATGATGGCAGATACTGACGCGGATTCAGTAGATTCTAAAGCCACATTCAACGAACCAAAGTCATCGTCTTCATTTTCCGATAGCACTAGCAGAGACGCATTTCTATCGTCCAATGTGTCGGGATGTTACAGTCTGAGTTCTCTCAGCCTTTCTATGCCTCGCTAA